CGCGTTCGGCGCGACCCGCCGGGCAGGTGCGAAGGCAGCCGACGACCCATTGGTGGCCGCGCTGCGCGAATCCGGCGCGCCGGTTGTGACCCTTGTCGCAAAGAGTCACGACCGGCACGTGGAGCTGGCCCTCCGCACGACCCTCCAGGAGAACCTCGCGATGATCCGCGACACGGTCTCCCACCTTCGTGCGGAGGGCCAGAGGGTCTTCCTCGACGCCGAACACTTCTTCGACGGCTACAAGTCCAACCCCGACTACGCGCTGGAGGTCCTGCGCACCGCCGCCGAGGCGGGAGCCTCGGTGATCGCGCTGTGCGACACCAACGGGGGCATGCTCCCCGACGAGCTGGCCGAGGTCGTGCACGCGGCCGTCGGGACGTCGGCCAGGATCGGCATCCACTGCCACGACGACACCGGCTGCGCGGTCGCCAACTCCCTGGCCGCGGTCAGGGCCGGCGCCACCCACGTGCAGGGCTGCGCCAACGGCTACGGTGAGCGCTCCGGCAACGCCAACCTGTTCACCGTGGTGGCCAACCTGCAGCTCAAGCGGGGATTCGACCTCGTGCCGAGGGAGGCCCTGGCCGACATGACCAGGATCGCCCACGCGATCACCGAGGTCACCAACGTCATCCCCAACTCCCACGCCCCCTACGTGGGCGTCTCCGCCTTCGCGCACAAGGCCGGGCTGCACGCCAGCGCGATCAAGGTCGATCCCAACCTCTACCAGCACATCGACCCCGCCGAGGTCGGCAACGACATGCGCATGCTCGTCTCCGACATGGCCGGACGCGCCTCGGTCGAGCTCAAGGGCCGCGAGCTGGGCTACGAGCTGGCCCCCGACACCTCACGGGAGCTGGTGAACCGGGTCAAGGAGATGGAAGCGAAGGGTTACACCTTCGAGGCCGCCGACGCCTCCTTCGAGCTCCTGCTGCGCGACACCGTCGCGGGCGAGAGCAGGCGCCACTTCCAGGTCGAGTCCTGGCGGGTGATCGTGGAGCGGGCGCGCGGCGGCGAGGTCGTCAGCGAGGCCACGGTGAAGCTGCACGCCAAGGGGGAGCGGATCGTCGCCACCGGCGAGGGCAACGGCCCCGTCAACGCCCTCGACCGGGCCGTACGGCTGGGGCTGGAGCGGCTCTACCCCGAGCTGGCGGGGGTCGAGCTGATCGACTTCAAGGTGCGGATCCTGGAGGGTACGCACGGCACCGACGCCGTCACGCGCGTGCTGATCACCTCCAGCGACGCGGCCGGTGAGTGGTCCACGGTCGGCGTCGACGAGAACATCATCGAGGCCTCCTGGCAGGCGCTGGAGCAGGCCGTGACCTACGGGCTCCTGCGCGCGGGCCACACCGCCTGACCCGCCCACCCTGCCCCGGGGCCGTCCCCGGGGCACCCGGGATCACTCAGGGCACCTTCGGAGGCCACGCCCGGCGAGCGCTGTCCGGCGCTCGCCGGACAGGGGCCTCCCCACCGCGCGGCGGGTGCCGGGAGGCGCCCGCCCGCGTCGTCATCGACGGAGAGAACCGGCGAAAGCGCCGGCGGGAAGGTCCCGTCAGGAGAGGTTGGCGCCGCTGACGCGGAAGCTCACCTGGCCCTCGGAGGTCTCCAGGCTGACCTTGCCGCCGGAGCAGGAGAGCGACGGCTTGCCGGTGCCGGGCACCACCACGGTCAGCACGGCGTCGCCCGAGGCGGGCGAGACGACCGCGGGGGCGGGGTGTCTCTGCAGGTAGGCGGAGGAGACCCAGCCCTGGTACGGGTTCTTCTGGCCGCGGACCACCTTCAGCCCGGCGACCGGCCGGCAGGACGGCATCGAGACCTGGACGAGCGTCGCCTTCCAGCCCGCCTTGTCCTTCACCACGACCTGGCCGCCACCGCTGGAGACGGTGGACAGGTCGCGGGAGAAGTGCCAGACGTTGCGGACCTTCGAGCCCTTGGGAACCGTGTCCAGCACGGCCATCACGTCCTGGCGGTGGTTGACGAGCACCGAGCGGGTCCTGGGCACGCCGTAGGCCTTGTCGGTCAGCCGGTAGCTCTGCCGGTCCGACCCGATCGAGGACCTGCTCAGCGCGGTGGCGGTCTTGCCGCGGAACCTCGCCCCGGCCACCATCGACGTGTTGTGCGCCTCCGGGGACATCGTCCAGTTGCGGTAGCCGCTGTTCTCGTACGAGTCGAAGCCGGCGTCGACCAGGACGTCACGGCCCTGGGCGTAGTAGGTCACGCCCAGGTGGTCCTCGTGGCCGTGATACTTCACGCCGGGCCCGAAGCGGATGGAGTAGAACGCCGACTCCGGCTTGTCCCAGGCGGTGCGCCCGTAGACGTAGCCGCCGCC
This region of Streptosporangium sp. NBC_01495 genomic DNA includes:
- the cimA gene encoding citramalate synthase produces the protein MADDRFHVYDTTLRDGAQQEGLNLTVADKLAIARHLDGLGVGFIEGGWPGANPKDTEFFRRAQTELDLKYAQLAAFGATRRAGAKAADDPLVAALRESGAPVVTLVAKSHDRHVELALRTTLQENLAMIRDTVSHLRAEGQRVFLDAEHFFDGYKSNPDYALEVLRTAAEAGASVIALCDTNGGMLPDELAEVVHAAVGTSARIGIHCHDDTGCAVANSLAAVRAGATHVQGCANGYGERSGNANLFTVVANLQLKRGFDLVPREALADMTRIAHAITEVTNVIPNSHAPYVGVSAFAHKAGLHASAIKVDPNLYQHIDPAEVGNDMRMLVSDMAGRASVELKGRELGYELAPDTSRELVNRVKEMEAKGYTFEAADASFELLLRDTVAGESRRHFQVESWRVIVERARGGEVVSEATVKLHAKGERIVATGEGNGPVNALDRAVRLGLERLYPELAGVELIDFKVRILEGTHGTDAVTRVLITSSDAAGEWSTVGVDENIIEASWQALEQAVTYGLLRAGHTA